One region of Azoarcus sp. CIB genomic DNA includes:
- a CDS encoding acyloxyacyl hydrolase, which yields MKFLMCVAASMLAAGAVSAAEPAVSVFHGEHDNYDRTGLSVRLGPLWGRDWGAWHAGLHPELELSRFHYSGSSAGPNTLNQAGAIGMLRMVRGKGNFQPYAELGLGAALLSRTDLGPKVFSTAFQFSQHAGLGLELGGRFSVGWRFSHYSNGDIETPNHGIDLHQLLIGASF from the coding sequence ATGAAGTTCCTGATGTGCGTGGCGGCTTCGATGCTGGCGGCGGGTGCCGTGTCGGCGGCGGAGCCGGCCGTCAGCGTGTTTCACGGCGAGCATGACAATTACGACCGCACGGGCCTGTCCGTGCGCCTCGGTCCGCTGTGGGGGCGCGACTGGGGCGCGTGGCATGCCGGTCTGCACCCGGAACTGGAATTGAGCCGGTTTCATTACAGTGGTTCGAGCGCTGGCCCGAACACGCTGAACCAGGCCGGTGCGATCGGCATGCTGCGCATGGTGCGCGGTAAAGGGAATTTCCAGCCTTACGCCGAGTTGGGTCTTGGTGCCGCGCTCCTGAGTCGCACGGACCTGGGGCCCAAGGTGTTCTCGACGGCCTTCCAGTTCTCGCAGCACGCGGGCTTGGGCCTCGAGCTGGGCGGCCGGTTTTCGGTGGGCTGGCGCTTTTCGCATTATTCGAACGGCGACATCGAGACGCCCAACCACGGCATCGACCTGCATCAGTTGCTGATCGGCGCGAGCTTCTGA
- the hslU gene encoding ATP-dependent protease ATPase subunit HslU — MTQMTPPEIVSELDKHIVGQGKAKKAVAIALRNRWRRAQVEEPLRSEITPKNILMIGPTGVGKTEIARRLARLANAPFIKIEATKFTEVGYVGRDVETIIRDLVEVAIKDGREREMKTVRDRAMDAAEDRVLDALLPPARPVGFAADPEPQDTATRQKFRKKLREGELDDKEIEIEVAANAMTAEIFAPPGMEELTQQIQGMFQNLGGGKKKLRKMKIGEALKALADEEAVRLINDEEVKADAIRAVEQNGIVFLDEIDKIAARSDVHGADVSRQGVQRDLLPLVEGTTVSTKYGMIKTDHVLFIASGAFHLSKPSDLIPELQGRFPIRVELESLSVEDFVCILTQTDACLVRQYQALLATEGVTLEFADAGIRRLAEIAFQVNEKTENIGARRLYTVMEKLLEEISFEAGKSGVDRLMIDAAYVDGRLEVFAQREDLARYVL; from the coding sequence ATGACGCAGATGACCCCGCCGGAGATCGTCTCCGAACTCGACAAGCACATCGTCGGACAGGGCAAGGCGAAGAAGGCCGTTGCGATTGCGCTGCGCAACCGCTGGCGGCGCGCGCAGGTCGAGGAGCCGCTGCGCAGCGAGATTACGCCCAAGAACATCCTCATGATCGGGCCGACGGGCGTCGGCAAGACCGAGATCGCGCGCCGCCTGGCGCGCCTGGCAAACGCGCCCTTCATCAAGATCGAGGCGACGAAGTTCACTGAAGTGGGCTACGTCGGCCGGGATGTTGAGACGATCATCCGCGATCTGGTGGAGGTCGCGATCAAGGACGGGCGTGAGCGGGAGATGAAGACGGTGCGCGATCGTGCGATGGACGCGGCCGAGGACCGCGTGCTCGACGCGCTGCTGCCGCCGGCGCGCCCGGTTGGCTTCGCCGCCGACCCGGAGCCGCAGGACACGGCGACACGGCAGAAATTCCGCAAGAAGCTGCGCGAGGGCGAGCTCGACGACAAGGAGATCGAGATCGAGGTCGCCGCGAACGCGATGACGGCGGAGATTTTCGCGCCTCCGGGCATGGAGGAGCTCACGCAGCAGATCCAGGGCATGTTCCAGAATCTGGGCGGCGGCAAGAAGAAGCTGCGCAAGATGAAGATCGGCGAGGCGCTGAAGGCGCTTGCCGACGAGGAGGCCGTGCGCCTGATCAACGACGAGGAAGTGAAGGCGGACGCGATCCGTGCAGTGGAGCAGAACGGCATCGTGTTCCTCGACGAGATCGACAAGATCGCAGCGCGTTCGGATGTGCATGGTGCCGACGTGTCGCGCCAGGGCGTGCAGCGCGACCTGCTGCCGCTCGTCGAGGGCACGACGGTGTCGACCAAGTACGGCATGATCAAGACCGATCATGTGCTCTTCATCGCCAGCGGCGCGTTCCACCTGTCGAAGCCGAGCGATCTGATCCCCGAGCTGCAGGGGCGCTTCCCGATCCGGGTCGAGCTCGAGAGCCTGTCGGTGGAGGATTTCGTGTGCATCCTCACGCAGACTGACGCCTGCCTCGTACGGCAGTATCAGGCCTTGCTCGCGACCGAGGGGGTGACGCTGGAGTTCGCCGACGCGGGCATCCGCCGCCTCGCCGAGATCGCCTTCCAGGTGAATGAGAAGACCGAGAACATCGGCGCGCGGCGCCTGTATACGGTGATGGAGAAGCTGCTCGAGGAGATTTCCTTCGAGGCCGGCAAGAGCGGCGTGGACAGGCTGATGATCGACGCGGCATACGTCGATGGGCGGCTTGAGGTGTTCGCCCAGCGTGAGGATCTCGCGCGTTACGTTCTGTGA
- the hslV gene encoding ATP-dependent protease subunit HslV: MEQYHGTTILSVRRGNRVALGGDGQVTLGNIVIKATARKVRPIYQGKILAGFAGGTADAFTLIERFEAKLEKHQGNLLRSAVELAKDWRTDRVLRRLEAMLAVADRDNSLVITGNGDVLEPELGIVAIGSGGAYAQSAARALLENTELPPEEIVRKSLQIAGDLCIYTNQSHVIEVIEG; this comes from the coding sequence ATGGAACAGTATCACGGCACCACGATCCTCTCGGTGCGCCGCGGCAATCGTGTCGCGCTGGGAGGCGACGGCCAGGTCACCCTGGGCAATATCGTCATCAAGGCGACGGCGCGCAAGGTACGGCCGATCTATCAGGGCAAGATCCTCGCGGGTTTCGCGGGCGGCACGGCGGATGCCTTCACGCTGATCGAGCGCTTCGAGGCAAAGCTGGAGAAGCATCAGGGCAACCTGCTGCGCAGCGCGGTGGAGCTTGCCAAGGATTGGCGCACGGACCGCGTGCTGCGGCGACTGGAGGCGATGCTGGCGGTCGCGGATCGCGACAATTCGCTGGTGATCACCGGTAATGGCGACGTGTTGGAGCCGGAGCTGGGCATCGTCGCGATCGGCAGCGGTGGCGCCTATGCGCAGTCGGCGGCGCGCGCGTTGCTGGAAAACACTGAGCTTCCACCCGAGGAAATCGTGCGTAAATCACTGCAGATCGCGGGCGATCTGTGTATTTATACCAATCAGAGCCACGTGATCGAGGTGATCGAGGGATGA
- a CDS encoding STAS domain-containing protein, producing MLSFHIPDKSISVCTGRNVVLPFFGKKPAPGTPPSGTAPSSATPPAEPPELSKLDFSVGDPTHALAHCAGQVEVQEMGAGIGAAYEEAAVLYANGNTVEAEAALNAVLDGQGSHTGEGLWMMLLDLYRLTGQRQRFEARVLDYATRFERSPPPWTDLSSAQENPRSNVAPMVNMSGSLSGQAAAQFQQIAIIGKKSGAIRIDLGRLRSVDENGCTLFRNVLRELAAERVKVSLLNCGQLAEMLAGQVRTGEPSGRDIWLLMLEMLQHTGEQERFENLAVDYAITFEESPPSWEARVAQAASTTAVHEVALDLDAPASDDFVLDGDLTSAAVEKIRKLAAHASGLQSVEVDCGQLRRIDFVSAGTLFNILATLQAQGKTVVLRNVNAMVAALLRVMGVDQVAVVLLRS from the coding sequence ATGCTATCCTTCCACATCCCCGACAAGTCCATTTCCGTTTGCACAGGTCGTAACGTGGTTCTTCCATTCTTCGGCAAGAAGCCCGCTCCCGGTACGCCGCCGTCAGGTACCGCGCCTTCGTCGGCGACGCCGCCAGCGGAGCCGCCTGAGCTGTCCAAGCTGGATTTTTCGGTCGGCGACCCGACGCACGCCCTGGCGCATTGCGCCGGCCAGGTCGAAGTGCAGGAGATGGGTGCGGGCATCGGTGCTGCCTATGAGGAAGCCGCCGTGCTGTACGCGAACGGAAACACGGTGGAGGCGGAGGCGGCGCTCAATGCGGTGCTGGACGGGCAGGGCAGCCATACGGGCGAGGGCCTGTGGATGATGCTGCTCGACCTGTACCGGCTGACCGGGCAGCGCCAGCGTTTCGAGGCGCGGGTGCTGGACTACGCGACGCGCTTCGAGCGGTCGCCGCCGCCGTGGACGGATTTGTCGAGTGCGCAGGAAAATCCGCGTTCGAACGTGGCGCCGATGGTGAACATGTCGGGCAGCCTTTCCGGTCAGGCCGCGGCGCAGTTCCAGCAGATCGCCATCATCGGCAAGAAGAGCGGCGCGATCCGCATCGATCTGGGGCGTCTGCGCTCGGTCGATGAAAACGGATGCACGCTGTTTCGCAACGTGTTGCGCGAACTCGCGGCGGAGCGCGTGAAGGTGTCGCTGCTGAACTGCGGCCAACTCGCGGAGATGCTGGCCGGACAGGTGCGCACCGGCGAGCCCAGCGGGCGGGACATCTGGCTGCTGATGCTGGAGATGCTGCAGCACACCGGCGAGCAGGAGCGTTTCGAGAACCTGGCGGTGGATTACGCGATCACCTTCGAGGAGTCGCCGCCGTCCTGGGAGGCGCGCGTCGCACAGGCGGCCTCGACGACGGCAGTCCATGAGGTCGCGCTCGATCTGGACGCGCCCGCGAGCGACGATTTCGTGCTCGACGGGGACCTTACCAGCGCGGCGGTCGAGAAGATCCGCAAGCTGGCCGCGCACGCGAGCGGCCTGCAGAGCGTCGAGGTCGACTGTGGCCAGTTGCGCCGCATCGATTTCGTCAGCGCGGGCACGCTTTTCAATATTCTTGCAACCCTGCAGGCGCAGGGTAAGACGGTCGTGCTGCGCAATGTTAACGCGATGGTCGCCGCATTGCTGCGGGTGATGGGGGTCGATCAGGTCGCCGTGGTGCTGCTGCGTAGCTGA
- the ybgC gene encoding tol-pal system-associated acyl-CoA thioesterase has translation MHTPRPSSISGENCVFSLPVRVYYEDTDAAGVIYYANYLRYCERARTEWLRAAGFEQQKLLTEQRIGFVVRSVAGDYLSPGMLDDALHVTTGVETLRGASLVFVQKVMRGEEVLFRGRFVIACVDLDRKRPTPLPADMRTKLEKLVQA, from the coding sequence ATGCACACACCTCGCCCGTCGTCGATCTCCGGCGAAAACTGCGTATTTTCGCTGCCGGTCCGAGTGTATTACGAGGATACCGACGCCGCCGGAGTCATCTACTACGCCAACTACCTGCGCTACTGCGAACGCGCGCGCACCGAATGGCTGCGCGCAGCGGGCTTCGAACAACAGAAGCTGCTGACCGAGCAGCGCATCGGCTTCGTCGTCCGGTCCGTCGCCGGCGATTATCTGTCACCCGGAATGCTCGATGATGCGTTACATGTCACGACGGGGGTCGAAACGCTCCGCGGCGCGAGCCTGGTGTTCGTGCAGAAGGTAATGCGCGGCGAAGAAGTCCTGTTCCGCGGCCGCTTCGTCATCGCCTGCGTCGACCTCGACAGGAAACGCCCAACCCCGCTCCCCGCAGACATGCGCACAAAACTGGAAAAACTCGTACAAGCATGA
- the tolQ gene encoding protein TolQ — MTATHDLSIISLIGQASVLVQLVMALLAGLSLLSWYWIFRKSFQIRAARNKTNGFERDFWSGGDLNSMFQSAAAARHETGGMERIFESGYREFTKLRSKSHDHAAVIDGARRAMRATYQREVDDLEAHLAFLASVGSVSPYIGLFGTVWGIMNAFRGLSNVSSATLANVAPGIAEALVATAIGLFAAIPAVVAYNRFAHDIDRISIRFESFMEEFSNILQRQLR; from the coding sequence ATGACCGCCACTCACGATCTCTCGATCATCAGCCTCATCGGCCAGGCCAGTGTCCTGGTCCAGCTCGTCATGGCCCTGCTCGCAGGCCTGTCGCTCCTGTCCTGGTACTGGATCTTCCGCAAATCCTTCCAGATCCGCGCCGCCCGCAACAAGACCAACGGCTTCGAGCGCGACTTCTGGAGCGGCGGCGACCTCAACTCGATGTTCCAGTCGGCCGCCGCCGCGCGTCATGAAACCGGCGGCATGGAGCGCATCTTCGAGTCCGGCTACCGCGAATTCACCAAGCTACGCAGCAAGAGCCACGATCACGCGGCGGTCATCGACGGCGCGCGGCGCGCGATGCGCGCCACCTACCAGCGCGAGGTCGACGATCTCGAAGCGCACCTCGCCTTCCTCGCCTCGGTCGGCTCGGTGTCCCCGTACATCGGCCTCTTCGGCACCGTGTGGGGCATCATGAACGCCTTCCGCGGCCTGTCCAACGTCAGCTCCGCAACCCTCGCGAACGTCGCCCCGGGCATCGCCGAGGCGCTGGTCGCCACCGCGATCGGCCTCTTCGCCGCGATCCCAGCGGTGGTCGCCTACAACCGCTTCGCGCACGACATCGACCGCATCAGCATCCGCTTCGAGAGCTTCATGGAAGAGTTCTCGAACATCCTGCAGCGCCAATTGCGCTGA
- the tolR gene encoding protein TolR, with product MRQRRLMNQINVVPYIDVMLVLLVIFMVTAPMIQTGSVDLPTVGGVPQPPAEAMVVSVKKDGSLTFKVTSNSTEQKMSNTELLRELHNALQRNPQQPILVAADKQVSYERVMDTLDSIRKAGFQKVGLQTSTSSTR from the coding sequence ATGCGCCAGCGCCGCCTGATGAACCAGATCAACGTCGTGCCTTACATCGACGTGATGCTGGTGCTGCTCGTGATCTTCATGGTCACCGCGCCGATGATCCAGACCGGCAGCGTCGATCTCCCCACCGTGGGCGGAGTGCCGCAACCGCCGGCCGAAGCGATGGTGGTGTCCGTGAAGAAGGACGGCTCGCTGACCTTCAAGGTCACGAGCAACTCGACCGAGCAGAAGATGAGCAACACCGAATTGCTGCGCGAACTGCACAACGCGCTGCAGCGCAATCCGCAGCAACCGATCCTGGTCGCCGCAGACAAGCAGGTGTCGTACGAACGAGTGATGGACACGCTGGACAGCATCCGCAAGGCCGGCTTCCAGAAGGTCGGCCTCCAGACGAGCACCAGCAGCACCCGATGA
- a CDS encoding energy transducer TonB codes for MKDTHLDLQRDQPGKWASLALTVAVHLGLVAFLIFGIRWQSSPPAALEVELVAPPAAQPTLPPPAPEPKPEPKPEPRPEPPKPQPKPEPKPEPKPEPKKPEPKPDIATKAPEVKKPPKPEPKPEPKPEPKPEPKKPEPKPEPKKPEPKPVTPPKDDYLAQKLAQETAQTRARADLERMMREDAARSSATRTKGVVDAYRNAISTKVRGNLLRPPGLSGNPEAVFEVDQLPSGEVLAIRLKRSSGVAALDDAIERAIRRSSPLPLPKEPELFERTLELRFRPLEE; via the coding sequence ATGAAAGACACGCACCTTGACCTGCAGCGCGACCAGCCCGGCAAATGGGCCTCGCTGGCGCTGACGGTCGCCGTTCACCTGGGCCTCGTTGCGTTCCTGATCTTCGGCATCCGCTGGCAGAGCAGTCCGCCCGCGGCGCTCGAAGTCGAACTCGTCGCCCCGCCCGCGGCCCAACCGACATTACCGCCGCCCGCGCCGGAACCCAAGCCGGAGCCGAAACCCGAACCCAGGCCGGAGCCGCCCAAACCCCAGCCCAAGCCGGAACCGAAGCCCGAACCCAAGCCCGAGCCGAAGAAACCCGAACCGAAGCCGGACATCGCGACCAAGGCGCCCGAGGTCAAGAAACCGCCCAAACCGGAACCGAAGCCCGAGCCCAAACCGGAACCCAAACCCGAGCCGAAGAAGCCCGAACCGAAGCCGGAGCCCAAGAAGCCCGAGCCCAAGCCGGTGACACCGCCCAAGGACGATTACCTGGCGCAGAAGCTCGCGCAGGAAACGGCGCAAACCCGCGCCCGCGCAGACCTCGAACGCATGATGCGCGAGGATGCCGCACGTTCGTCGGCCACGCGCACGAAGGGCGTCGTCGACGCCTACCGGAACGCGATCAGCACCAAGGTGCGCGGCAATCTGCTGCGCCCGCCCGGTCTGAGCGGCAACCCCGAGGCGGTGTTCGAGGTCGATCAGCTCCCCAGCGGCGAGGTGCTCGCGATCCGCCTCAAGCGCTCCTCGGGCGTCGCGGCGCTCGACGATGCGATCGAGCGCGCGATCCGGCGTTCGAGCCCGTTGCCGCTGCCCAAGGAGCCGGAACTGTTCGAGCGCACCCTCGAACTGCGCTTCCGGCCGCTCGAAGAATAA
- the tolB gene encoding Tol-Pal system beta propeller repeat protein TolB, producing MRKLRSAYHLLIAAALTLVSAVAHAQLSIEITGAGASRFPVAIPVFENEGSLPRGVTDVVRADLERSGLFSLVDMGLAAFPVTAVPDMASVRGRGADAVLTGSIFQQGDGRFEVRFRLFDTQKQTELGGLSMRMAPAQNRAIGHKIADFVYEKLTGQPGYFSTRIAYVVKSGPNAAPRYELQIADADGMNAAAALASREPIISPAWAPDGQRLAYVSFEAKKPVVYVHTLATGQRQVVANFKGSNSAPAWAPDGQRLAVVLTKDGQSQLYVLNADGSGVRRLATSPGIDTEPAWSPDGAWIYFTSDRGGSPQIYRTSSSGGSAQRVSFEGNYNVTPRPSADGTSLAFITRNSGRFQVAIMDLTTRQTTILTDSARDESPSFAPNGRMILYATDAGGRGVLAAVSSDGRVKQRLSVQAADVREPSWGPQSR from the coding sequence ATGAGAAAACTCCGCTCCGCATACCATCTGCTCATCGCTGCCGCACTGACCCTCGTCAGCGCCGTCGCGCATGCACAGCTGTCGATCGAGATCACGGGCGCCGGCGCGAGCCGCTTCCCCGTCGCGATCCCCGTGTTCGAAAACGAAGGCAGCCTGCCGCGTGGCGTCACCGACGTCGTGCGCGCCGACCTCGAGCGCAGCGGACTCTTCAGCCTCGTCGACATGGGCCTCGCCGCCTTCCCCGTTACGGCCGTTCCCGATATGGCCTCGGTCCGCGGCCGCGGCGCCGACGCGGTGCTGACCGGCAGCATCTTTCAGCAAGGCGACGGCCGCTTCGAAGTGCGCTTCCGCCTCTTCGACACGCAGAAGCAAACCGAACTGGGCGGTCTGTCGATGCGCATGGCCCCGGCACAGAACCGCGCCATCGGCCACAAGATCGCCGATTTCGTTTACGAGAAGCTCACCGGCCAGCCCGGCTACTTCTCGACCCGCATCGCCTACGTCGTCAAGAGCGGCCCGAACGCGGCGCCGCGCTACGAGCTGCAGATCGCCGACGCCGACGGCATGAACGCCGCCGCCGCACTGGCCTCGCGCGAACCGATCATCTCGCCCGCCTGGGCGCCGGACGGCCAGCGTCTCGCCTACGTCTCGTTCGAGGCCAAGAAGCCCGTCGTCTACGTGCATACCCTTGCCACCGGCCAGCGCCAGGTGGTCGCGAACTTCAAGGGCTCCAACTCCGCCCCGGCTTGGGCACCGGACGGCCAGCGCCTCGCCGTCGTGCTCACGAAGGACGGCCAGTCGCAGCTCTACGTCCTTAATGCCGACGGCTCCGGCGTGCGCCGCCTCGCCACTTCGCCTGGCATCGACACCGAACCCGCATGGTCGCCCGACGGCGCGTGGATCTACTTCACCTCCGACCGCGGCGGCAGCCCGCAGATCTACCGTACCTCCTCCAGCGGCGGCAGTGCCCAGCGCGTCAGCTTCGAAGGCAACTACAACGTGACCCCGCGCCCCTCGGCCGACGGCACGAGCCTTGCCTTCATCACGCGCAACAGCGGGCGCTTCCAGGTGGCCATCATGGACCTCACCACCCGCCAGACCACGATCCTCACCGACTCGGCGCGTGACGAGTCGCCCAGCTTCGCGCCCAACGGCCGCATGATCCTCTACGCCACCGACGCCGGCGGCCGCGGAGTGCTTGCAGCAGTTTCGTCCGACGGCCGGGTGAAGCAGCGCCTGTCGGTGCAGGCCGCCGATGTCCGCGAGCCCTCCTGGGGCCCGCAGAGCCGGTAA
- the pal gene encoding peptidoglycan-associated lipoprotein Pal: MKKVLVPVLLSTLLAACSSTGTFDQPAAGAAVDERSQGAGSGVATVTAPSASGSGIAALTDPKNILSKRSVMFDFDSYVIRDEARPLVEAHAKFLVQNPTMKMLIQGNADERGSREYNLALGQKRADAVRKALTLLGAKETQIESVSLGEEKPRCTEATEDCFAQNRRGDMLYSGEF; the protein is encoded by the coding sequence ATGAAAAAAGTGCTCGTCCCCGTCCTCCTTTCCACCCTTCTCGCCGCTTGCAGCAGCACCGGCACCTTCGACCAGCCCGCCGCCGGCGCCGCTGTCGATGAGCGCAGCCAGGGCGCCGGCTCCGGCGTCGCCACCGTGACCGCCCCGAGCGCATCCGGCTCCGGCATCGCCGCGCTGACCGACCCGAAGAACATCCTGTCCAAGCGCAGCGTGATGTTCGACTTCGACAGCTACGTCATCCGTGACGAGGCCCGTCCGCTGGTCGAAGCGCACGCCAAGTTCCTCGTGCAGAACCCGACGATGAAGATGCTGATCCAGGGCAACGCCGACGAGCGCGGCAGCCGCGAATACAACCTCGCCCTCGGCCAGAAACGTGCCGACGCCGTGCGCAAGGCCCTGACCCTGCTCGGCGCCAAGGAAACGCAGATCGAATCCGTCAGCCTCGGCGAGGAAAAGCCGCGCTGCACGGAAGCGACGGAAGACTGCTTCGCGCAGAACCGTCGCGGTGACATGCTCTACTCGGGCGAATTCTGA
- the ybgF gene encoding tol-pal system protein YbgF translates to MTRLLPLAVVAALSYVAPSHALFDDEEARRAITNLRTDITPRIERLEASSSGQLELANQNELLRTEVSKLHGQLEVLLHEIEALKQRQRDFYVDLDNRVRKLETAPVAAAPEAPAPDPAAESRDYEAALNLLKEGKYKEAQAAFDQFIKRYPRSGVQPGAHFWAGNAALQAKEVAVANNYFKSVLTNWPNDPVAPDAMLGMANCQQALGDAKSSQETLKKLVERFPDSSAGKAAKQRLARKS, encoded by the coding sequence ATGACGCGCCTCCTGCCGCTCGCGGTCGTTGCCGCCCTGTCGTACGTCGCGCCGTCCCACGCGCTGTTCGACGACGAGGAGGCGCGGCGCGCAATCACCAACTTGCGCACGGACATCACCCCCCGCATCGAACGGCTGGAGGCCAGCAGCAGCGGGCAGCTCGAACTGGCGAACCAGAACGAGCTGCTTCGCACCGAAGTATCGAAACTCCACGGACAACTCGAAGTCCTCTTGCACGAGATCGAAGCGCTGAAGCAGCGCCAACGCGATTTCTACGTCGATCTCGACAACCGCGTGCGCAAGCTCGAGACCGCACCGGTCGCAGCCGCGCCGGAAGCCCCCGCGCCCGATCCCGCAGCCGAGTCGCGCGACTACGAAGCCGCGCTGAACCTGCTCAAGGAAGGCAAGTACAAGGAAGCGCAAGCCGCCTTCGACCAATTCATCAAGCGCTACCCGCGCAGCGGCGTGCAGCCCGGCGCGCATTTCTGGGCCGGCAATGCCGCCCTGCAGGCGAAGGAAGTCGCTGTCGCCAACAACTATTTCAAGAGCGTGCTGACGAACTGGCCGAACGACCCCGTCGCGCCCGACGCCATGCTCGGCATGGCCAACTGCCAGCAAGCCCTGGGCGACGCCAAGTCGTCGCAGGAAACGCTGAAGAAGCTCGTCGAACGCTTCCCCGACAGCTCCGCAGGCAAGGCGGCCAAGCAGCGCCTCGCACGCAAGTCCTGA
- the queE gene encoding 7-carboxy-7-deazaguanine synthase QueE, translating to MTLSETAGPRLRITEIFASIQGESTRVGLPTVFVRLTGCPLRCSWCDTEYAFQGGENRSIAEVRDAVATHGIPHVCVTGGEPLAQKSCLPLLAALCDAGFSVSLETSGALDIAAVDPRVSRIMDLKPPGSGEVSRNRWENLAHLTAHDEIKIVLADEADYAWAKAQIALHDLAGRCTVLLSPVQGSLDPTLLAEWIVRDRLPVRFQLQLHKILWNDAQGR from the coding sequence ATGACCCTTTCCGAAACCGCCGGCCCCAGGCTGCGGATCACCGAGATCTTCGCGTCAATCCAGGGCGAGTCGACGCGTGTCGGCCTGCCCACGGTGTTCGTGCGCCTGACCGGCTGCCCGCTGCGCTGCAGCTGGTGCGACACCGAATACGCCTTCCAGGGCGGAGAAAACCGCAGCATCGCCGAGGTGCGCGACGCGGTCGCCACTCACGGCATCCCGCACGTGTGCGTCACCGGCGGCGAGCCGCTGGCACAGAAATCCTGCCTCCCGCTGCTCGCGGCCCTGTGCGACGCCGGCTTCTCGGTATCGCTCGAAACCAGCGGCGCGCTCGACATCGCTGCGGTCGATCCACGCGTGTCGCGCATCATGGACCTCAAGCCCCCCGGCTCGGGCGAGGTCTCGCGCAACCGCTGGGAAAACCTCGCCCACCTCACCGCGCACGACGAGATCAAGATCGTCCTCGCCGACGAGGCCGATTACGCGTGGGCGAAGGCCCAGATCGCACTGCACGACCTCGCCGGGCGCTGCACCGTCCTGCTGTCGCCGGTACAGGGCAGCCTCGACCCGACCCTGCTCGCCGAGTGGATCGTGCGCGACCGCCTGCCGGTACGCTTCCAGCTGCAACTGCACAAGATCCTGTGGAACGACGCGCAGGGACGCTGA
- the queC gene encoding 7-cyano-7-deazaguanine synthase QueC — protein sequence MTNHPERAVILLSGGLDSATCLAIARDMGFETYALSVAYGQRHAAELDAARRIAAALGAREHRIASVELGQFGGSALTDDKIPVPVEGSTGGIPVTYVPARNTVMLSIALAWAEVLGANHIFVGVNAVDYSGYPDCRPEFIAAFETMANLATKAGVEGTRLRIHAPLIALSKADIIRRGSALGVDYGQTVSCYQADDAGRACGMCDACRLRRAGFEAAAVPDPTRYA from the coding sequence ATGACCAACCATCCCGAGCGCGCCGTCATCCTTCTCTCCGGCGGACTGGACTCCGCCACCTGCCTCGCGATCGCCCGCGACATGGGCTTCGAGACCTACGCACTGTCGGTCGCCTACGGCCAGCGCCATGCAGCCGAACTCGACGCCGCGCGGCGCATCGCCGCCGCGCTCGGCGCACGCGAGCACCGCATCGCGAGCGTCGAGTTGGGCCAGTTCGGCGGCTCCGCACTGACCGACGACAAAATCCCCGTTCCCGTCGAAGGCAGCACCGGCGGCATCCCCGTGACCTACGTCCCGGCACGCAACACCGTGATGCTGTCGATTGCGCTGGCCTGGGCCGAGGTGCTCGGCGCGAACCACATCTTCGTCGGCGTGAATGCGGTCGACTACTCCGGCTACCCGGACTGCCGCCCCGAATTCATCGCCGCCTTCGAGACGATGGCCAACCTCGCCACCAAGGCCGGCGTCGAGGGCACGCGCCTCAGGATCCACGCGCCGCTGATCGCGCTGTCCAAGGCCGACATCATCCGTCGCGGCAGCGCCTTGGGCGTCGATTACGGCCAGACCGTTTCCTGCTATCAGGCCGACGACGCCGGGCGCGCGTGCGGCATGTGCGACGCCTGCCGCCTGCGCCGTGCCGGCTTCGAGGCGGCCGCAGTTCCGGACCCCACGCGGTATGCTTGA